A single Defluviitalea saccharophila DNA region contains:
- a CDS encoding FprA family A-type flavoprotein — protein MMNKITDNVFWVGKNDDRKVPFHRLILERGTTYNSYLLTTEKPTVIDTVDIAFAKEYVDRLSEHIDLNTIEYIVINHVEPDHAGALPALAARAKNAKIVATQIGSELLKDMFKLHNREFVIVHDGDKLDIGGKTLQFFETPYLHTEETMVTYSIEDKALFPCDIFSTHIANTELFNDLAQGEYIEDFKVYYQLIMAPHRPYVRDMLKKISNLEIEIIAPSHGYILRENVNDFIRMYDEMSSLGDSASSKKVTIVFSTMTGNTSKIAGKLAEGLKEVGIEPYVFNLKNSNLDEVLDRIKISDGVLIGSSTKYGDMVGNVEELLQALKDVDASGKFAAAFGSFGWSGEGITHIENYLNDSGFTVVTQKYLILNRGIDSPAFPLRIKFSNEAGLNIAQEAGKIFGEQVLTH, from the coding sequence ATGATGAATAAAATAACTGATAATGTATTTTGGGTAGGTAAAAATGACGATAGAAAAGTACCGTTTCATAGACTGATTCTTGAGAGAGGGACAACCTACAACAGCTATCTTTTAACAACTGAAAAGCCAACGGTAATCGATACGGTAGACATTGCTTTTGCAAAAGAATATGTGGATCGCCTAAGTGAACATATTGACTTGAATACCATTGAATATATCGTTATTAACCATGTTGAGCCGGATCATGCAGGAGCACTTCCAGCGTTGGCAGCCAGAGCAAAGAATGCAAAAATTGTTGCAACACAAATAGGCAGCGAACTTTTAAAAGATATGTTTAAGCTTCATAATCGTGAATTTGTTATTGTTCATGACGGAGACAAATTAGACATAGGCGGAAAAACCCTTCAATTTTTTGAAACCCCTTATCTTCATACGGAAGAAACAATGGTTACTTACAGCATTGAAGACAAAGCTTTATTCCCCTGCGATATCTTCAGTACCCATATAGCAAATACGGAACTCTTTAATGACTTGGCTCAAGGGGAGTATATTGAAGATTTCAAAGTTTATTATCAACTCATTATGGCACCCCACAGACCATATGTCCGTGATATGCTAAAGAAAATCAGTAACTTGGAGATTGAGATCATTGCTCCATCCCATGGCTATATATTAAGAGAAAATGTAAATGATTTTATCAGAATGTACGATGAAATGAGCAGCTTAGGAGATTCTGCAAGTTCAAAGAAGGTAACGATTGTCTTCTCAACAATGACAGGCAATACGAGCAAAATTGCAGGTAAATTAGCGGAAGGCCTTAAGGAAGTTGGTATTGAGCCCTATGTATTTAACTTAAAGAATTCAAACTTAGATGAAGTTTTAGATAGAATTAAAATCTCCGATGGTGTTTTAATTGGAAGTTCAACAAAATATGGAGATATGGTAGGCAATGTTGAAGAATTGCTTCAAGCTCTAAAAGATGTGGATGCAAGCGGAAAATTCGCAGCCGCCTTCGGTTCTTTTGGCTGGAGCGGAGAAGGCATTACCCATATTGAAAATTATCTAAATGATTCCGGATTCACTGTAGTTACCCAAAAATATCTCATCCTCAATAGAGGAATAGATAGCCCAGCCTTTCCTCTTAGAATAAAATTCTCCAATGAAGCAGGTTTAAACATTGCTCAAGAAGCTGGAAAGATTTTTGGAGAACAAGTATTAACCCACTAA
- a CDS encoding methyl-accepting chemotaxis protein, translating into MFFRRKKDIVMQEVKEVKANDEQPSNDVDIKSVVNKLYNQIVHAIEKQENVNVQHGELANLAEEINKSVNEVNLVIEQSDQNIIELSEVSEMLSSISRESVDKAKEGKLAADKLYKIITYLEKGSQELSMKMMELEKRSNEINMINKAIRNIASQTNLLALNAAIEAARAGESGRGFAVVANEVKKLSEETSNSAKNIEALIKNIQYDIMATLEKNKKNEETIGKGIQMSQVVNEKVTDMENGFQQMQLKVYDVDKSIQTQRKYSNDILRQTKISGDLLMDMHDQLINHVERASIVDEHLQNQLKEMKEIVGTGL; encoded by the coding sequence ATGTTTTTTAGAAGAAAAAAAGATATAGTAATGCAGGAAGTTAAGGAAGTTAAAGCAAACGATGAGCAGCCATCCAATGATGTTGACATAAAAAGTGTAGTAAATAAATTATACAATCAAATAGTTCATGCAATAGAAAAACAAGAAAATGTTAATGTTCAGCATGGGGAATTAGCCAATTTGGCTGAGGAGATCAATAAGTCTGTCAATGAAGTCAATTTGGTTATTGAACAGTCCGATCAAAATATAATAGAATTATCTGAAGTGAGCGAGATGTTATCGAGCATATCAAGGGAATCCGTTGACAAAGCAAAAGAAGGAAAATTAGCTGCTGATAAACTGTATAAAATCATTACATACCTTGAAAAAGGTTCACAAGAACTTTCAATGAAAATGATGGAATTAGAAAAAAGGTCAAATGAAATCAATATGATTAACAAAGCCATAAGAAATATTGCGAGCCAAACCAATTTATTGGCACTCAATGCAGCCATAGAAGCAGCTCGGGCCGGGGAATCCGGAAGAGGGTTTGCTGTCGTAGCCAATGAAGTAAAAAAACTATCAGAAGAGACTTCCAATAGTGCAAAAAATATAGAGGCCCTTATTAAAAATATACAGTATGATATCATGGCAACTTTAGAAAAAAATAAAAAGAATGAAGAAACTATTGGAAAAGGCATTCAAATGAGCCAAGTGGTCAATGAAAAAGTAACCGACATGGAGAATGGTTTTCAACAAATGCAGTTAAAAGTCTATGATGTTGATAAAAGTATTCAAACCCAAAGAAAATACTCCAATGATATATTGCGCCAAACAAAAATCTCTGGAGACTTATTGATGGATATGCATGATCAATTAATCAATCACGTTGAAAGAGCGAGCATAGTAGATGAACACTTGCAAAATCAATTAAAAGAGATGAAAGAGATTGTGGGAACTGGTTTATAA
- a CDS encoding pyridoxamine 5'-phosphate oxidase family protein: MNKTMSSEELRECIEDFMLEHRSASLATCKDNVPRSSPVQYFMGKDLSVFILSAGGEKFDAITTNPNVCLLVNTEYINYRKIKGVQVFGKATTNMEVPEIFEEAKAYCPEPFLMEHEGKSLKVIKIIPQKIVYLDSLEDGDRTKQILDLQENQVQINEDIFELAKR; the protein is encoded by the coding sequence TTGAATAAAACTATGTCTTCGGAAGAACTTAGAGAATGTATTGAAGATTTTATGCTGGAACATAGGTCTGCATCCCTTGCAACCTGTAAAGACAATGTTCCAAGAAGCAGTCCGGTACAGTATTTCATGGGAAAAGATCTTAGTGTATTTATACTTTCTGCAGGGGGAGAAAAATTTGATGCGATTACAACCAATCCCAATGTTTGTCTGCTGGTTAACACCGAGTATATCAACTACAGAAAAATAAAAGGAGTACAGGTCTTTGGCAAAGCAACGACCAATATGGAAGTGCCGGAAATTTTTGAAGAAGCCAAGGCATACTGTCCGGAACCATTCTTGATGGAGCATGAAGGAAAGAGTTTAAAGGTAATAAAAATTATTCCTCAAAAAATCGTATATCTTGATTCCTTAGAAGATGGAGACAGAACAAAACAGATCTTAGATCTTCAGGAGAACCAAGTACAAATAAACGAAGACATATTTGAATTGGCAAAACGATAA